One genomic region from bacterium encodes:
- a CDS encoding HesA/MoeB/ThiF family protein has translation MLTNSEKIRYTRQILLFKEENQIKLKGAKIFVAGVGGLGCPASMYLAVAGIGKIKIIDKDRVDLSNLNRQVLHWEKDINKAKVSSAIEKLKSINPDIEIEAIDGEITEENAISLINGCDGIFDAMDNFETRFILNKVALDLKIPLFHGSIYGLEGRATTIIPGRTVCLNCIFREAPPKETFPVIGTTPGLIAMIQATEVIKYFTSLGKLLENRYFIYNGIDMTFRELKLKKDPDCLVCGVK, from the coding sequence ATGCTAACCAATAGCGAGAAGATAAGATATACAAGGCAGATTTTACTCTTTAAAGAGGAGAATCAGATAAAATTAAAGGGGGCAAAGATTTTTGTCGCAGGTGTTGGTGGTTTGGGTTGCCCTGCATCTATGTATCTCGCTGTCGCAGGTATAGGCAAAATAAAAATAATTGACAAAGACAGGGTTGACCTTTCTAATCTAAATAGGCAGGTTCTTCATTGGGAAAAGGATATAAATAAAGCAAAGGTTTCCTCAGCAATAGAAAAGCTTAAAAGCATTAACCCTGATATTGAAATAGAGGCAATAGATGGTGAGATTACAGAAGAAAATGCCATTTCTCTTATAAATGGTTGTGATGGAATATTTGATGCAATGGACAATTTTGAAACAAGATTTATTTTAAATAAGGTAGCACTTGACCTTAAAATTCCCCTTTTCCATGGTTCAATATATGGCTTGGAAGGAAGGGCAACAACAATTATTCCAGGAAGAACTGTTTGTCTAAATTGTATATTTAGAGAGGCTCCACCAAAGGAAACATTCCCGGTAATCGGCACTACCCCAGGTTTAATCGCTATGATTCAGGCAACAGAGGTAATAAAATATTTCACATCCCTTGGAAAGCTCCTTGAGAATAGGTATTTTATATATAATGGTATAGATATGACCTTTAGGGAGCTAAAGCTTAAGAAAGACCCGGATTGCCTGGTTTGTGGAGTAAAATAA
- a CDS encoding HepT-like ribonuclease domain-containing protein, producing MEQIYQKIGRIKKYLALIEKIKNECLTRFTADPIYRGALLHLLADSCISLAELVIKYKKLKISQSYHETIDILGENGILKPTFAYKFARIAGS from the coding sequence ATGGAACAAATCTACCAAAAGATTGGAAGGATTAAAAAATATCTTGCCTTGATTGAAAAAATTAAAAATGAATGTTTAACCCGATTTACAGCTGACCCAATATACAGGGGTGCATTGCTACATTTATTGGCTGATAGTTGCATATCCCTGGCAGAGCTGGTAATAAAGTATAAGAAATTGAAAATTTCACAATCTTATCATGAAACAATTGATATTTTAGGTGAAAATGGGATATTAAAGCCTACATTTGCTTATAAATTTGCAAGGATTGCAGGTTCTTAA